The Bubalus bubalis isolate 160015118507 breed Murrah chromosome 1, NDDB_SH_1, whole genome shotgun sequence genome includes a region encoding these proteins:
- the C1H3orf80 gene encoding uncharacterized membrane protein C3orf80 homolog, giving the protein MWGPGITAEGVSVAPAPPPLLPLLLLLALALVAPSRGGGGCAELACGERERCCDAANATAVRCCKLPLHAFLDNVGWFVRKLSGLLILLVLFAIGYFLQRIICPSPRRYPRGQARPGPPGGAGQPGAAGQPDDENDDSPELLRDEVAAGSQDSLLDSGGGGGRGRAGGGRSAPSCASEHELRVVSPVFLQLPSYEEVKYLPTYEESMRLQQLSPGEVVLPVSVLGRPRGGGAGESDGGGEGRFPLI; this is encoded by the coding sequence ATGTGGGGACCCGGGATCACGGCCGAAGGCGTGTCGGTGGCTCCCGCGCCGCCaccgctgctgccgctgctgctgctgctggccctGGCGCTGGTGGCGCCCTCGCGGGGCGGCGGGGGCTGCGCGGAGCTGGCGTGCGGCGAGCGGGAGCGCTGCTGCGACGCGGCCAACGCCACCGCGGTGCGCTGCTGCAAGCTACCGCTGCACGCCTTCCTCGACAACGTGGGCTGGTTCGTCCGCAAGCTCTCGGGGCTGCTCATCCTGCTGGTGCTCTTCGCCATCGGCTACTTCCTGCAGCGCATCATCTGCCCCAGCCCACGCAGGTACCCTCGCGGGCAGGCGCGGCCGGGGCCACCGGGGGGCGCCGGGCAGCCGGGGGCTGCGGGGCAGCCCGACGACGAGAACGACGACTCGCCCGAGCTGCTGCGCGACGAGGTGGCCGCGGGCTCTCAGGACTCGCTGCTGGacagtggcggcggcggcggccggggcCGGGCCGGCGGCGGACGCTCGGCCCCCTCTTGCGCCTCGGAGCACGAGCTGCGCGTGGTGTCGCCGGTCTTCCTGCAGCTGCCCAGCTACGAGGAGGTCAAGTACTTGCCCACCTACGAGGAGTCCATGCGGCTGCAGCAGCTCAGTCCCGGGGAGGTCGTGTTGCCTGTGTCGGTACTCGGCCGCCCGCGAGGTGGCGGCGCCGGGGAGTCCGACGGCGGCGGAGAGGGCCGCTTCCCGCTCATCTGA